In Paenibacillus sp. 1781tsa1, one DNA window encodes the following:
- a CDS encoding S-layer homology domain-containing protein: protein MKKKVIVLSTIIALLAATVQVHAETSISLDGSLNSKPLNSNTDRDARQKISFKDIQGHWAVSSIQAALDKGIVSGYPNGMFYPENKVTRAEFLKLIVSSLGYEVEPTKSSVQWYDTYVTSAKVNHLYVESDFPSSDWSKPMTRMEMVHVAARAIGKIGTDDYDFLYLAVKNGLLSGTGNGKLDPEGTTTRAQALTVVDRIGKVRSGQTLKVDTVALKNAEKAKNAERDPWGRVIRTTNLPRNAKDFPYILEDYPNEMYEMKPNIIVDTTSAQLAKMDRNFNNKALMDQWKQTTENYYNLMLNVDYRTIDEEWANTLFTYHNQAFRVVLADMRRYVKWVKENKIIMTGSLVAEPSMVTDADKLAGYFIRTKFSFEIKSYIKYENIIFDERFIDADTFKKGKKYAGYADIPLSTNSNTYDLKVSGMATLFSDNSIVREVK from the coding sequence ATGAAAAAGAAAGTAATTGTCTTGAGTACGATAATAGCCCTTTTAGCAGCGACAGTTCAGGTTCATGCGGAAACATCAATTTCCTTGGATGGTAGCTTAAATAGCAAGCCATTGAATTCAAATACAGATCGTGACGCGAGACAAAAAATATCATTCAAGGATATTCAAGGGCATTGGGCAGTATCCAGTATTCAGGCGGCGCTGGATAAAGGGATTGTTAGTGGTTATCCCAATGGCATGTTTTATCCGGAAAATAAAGTAACGCGTGCAGAGTTTCTAAAGCTCATAGTTAGTTCACTGGGCTATGAGGTAGAGCCTACAAAGTCCAGTGTGCAGTGGTATGATACATACGTCACATCTGCTAAAGTCAATCATTTGTATGTTGAATCCGATTTTCCATCCTCAGATTGGTCTAAACCCATGACGCGCATGGAAATGGTACACGTGGCGGCACGGGCCATTGGGAAGATTGGTACAGATGATTATGATTTTCTATATCTTGCTGTAAAAAATGGGTTACTTTCGGGTACGGGAAACGGAAAGCTCGATCCCGAGGGTACAACCACTCGTGCTCAAGCGTTAACCGTTGTAGACCGAATTGGTAAAGTGCGAAGTGGACAGACACTGAAAGTAGATACAGTGGCTTTAAAGAATGCAGAAAAAGCGAAGAATGCGGAGCGCGATCCGTGGGGACGTGTCATTCGAACCACCAATTTGCCTAGAAATGCAAAAGACTTCCCGTATATTTTGGAGGACTATCCGAACGAGATGTATGAGATGAAGCCCAATATTATTGTGGATACAACTTCTGCTCAACTAGCCAAGATGGATAGAAACTTTAACAACAAGGCTCTAATGGATCAATGGAAACAAACAACGGAGAATTACTATAACTTAATGCTTAACGTAGACTACAGAACAATTGATGAAGAATGGGCCAATACATTATTTACATATCACAATCAGGCTTTCAGGGTGGTACTTGCGGATATGAGACGATATGTGAAGTGGGTTAAGGAAAACAAAATCATCATGACAGGGTCTTTGGTAGCAGAACCTTCTATGGTGACTGATGCGGATAAGTTAGCTGGTTATTTTATTCGAACTAAGTTTAGTTTTGAGATCAAATCTTACATTAAATACGAAAACATCATATTTGATGAACGTTTCATAGATGCTGATACCTTTAAAAAAGGAAAAAAATATGCAGGATATGCAGATATTCCGTTATCTACGAATTCAAATACGTATGATTTGAAGGTCAGTGGCATGGCTACATTATTTAGTGACAACTCTATAGTACGTGAAGTGAAATGA